The following are encoded together in the Oncorhynchus kisutch isolate 150728-3 linkage group LG8, Okis_V2, whole genome shotgun sequence genome:
- the mymk gene encoding protein myomaker, with amino-acid sequence MGAYIAKMLLPTVSSLVFLPAASVATKRGFHMEAMVYFFTMFFTTIYHACDGPGLSIICFMKYEILEYFSVYGTAISIWVTLIALGDFDEPKRSTLTMFGVLTCAVRIYQDRWGYGIYSGPIGSAVFIITVKWLQKMKETRGLYPEKRVYTQQVGPGCCFGALALMLRFYFEEWDYAYVHSFYHLSMAVSFVLLLPKKNRYAGTDGNPAKLSCYTLLCCTPFPASTKEKKDKKKTPSRTIWTIPTERPWTRACNSPTLPLYNPPSTPVKKALDITTSVKKGWEIINTTPVKKALDINTTPVKKALDINTTPDKKALDINTTPVKKALDINTTPDKKALDINTTPVKKALDINTTPDKKALDFTTPVKKGWEIISTTPVKKGLDNSTKTVKRALDFSSTKPVEKGLDIRLDISSTKPVHKGLDISKLKEQNGWK; translated from the exons ATGGGAGCCTACATTGCCAAGATGCTGCTGCCCACCGTTAGTAGCCTGGTGTTCCTGCCTGCAGCCAGCGTGGCCACCAAGAGAGGCTTCCACATGGAGGCCATGGTCTACTTCTTCACCATGTTCTTCACCACG ATTTACCATGCGTGTGATGGGCCAGGCCTCTCCATCATATGTTTCATGAAGTATGAGATCCTGGAGTACTTCAGCGTGTACGGAACAGCCATCTCCATCTGGGTCACACTGATAG CTTTAGGGGATTTTGATGAGCCAAAGCGTTCTACTCTGACCATGTTTGGGGTTTTGACCTGTGCTGTGAGGATCTACCAGGACCGCTGGGGCTATGGGATCTACTCTGGACCAATAGGATCAGCAGTATTCATAATCACTGTCAAATGG TTACAGAAAATGAAAGAGACAAGGGGCCTCTACCCCGAGAAGAGAGTATATACTCAACAGGTGGGACCAGGATGCTGCTTCGGTGCCCTGGCTCTGATGCTCCGCTTCTACTTCGAG GAGTGGGACTACGCCTATGTCCACAGTTTCTACCACCTGTCTATGGCGGTGTCCTTTGTCTTGCTGCTACCCAAAAAGAACCGCTACGCGGGGACCGACGGCAACCCCGCCAAGCTCAGCTGCTACACGCTCCTCTGCTGC ACACCATTTCCTGCTTCTAcgaaggagaagaaggacaagaagAAGACCCCGTCTCGAACCATTTGGACCATTCCCACTGAGCGGCCGTGGACACGGGCCTGCAACTCACCAACTCTCCCTCTGTACAACCCACCTAGTACACCTGTTAAGAAAGCACTGGACATCACTACATCTGTTAAGAAAGGATGGGAGATCATCAACACTACACCTGTTAAGAAAGCACTGGACATCAACACTACACCTGTTAAGAAAGCACTGGACATCAACACTACACCTGATAAGAAAGCACTGGACATCAACACTACACCTGTTAAGAAAGCACTGGACATCAACACTACACCTGATAAGAAAGCACTGGACATCAACACTACACCTGTTAAGAAAGCACTGGACATCAACACTACACCTGATAAGAAAGCACTGGATTTCACTACGCCTGTTAAGAAAGGATGGGAGATCATCAGTACTACACCTGTTAAGAAAGGACTGGACAACAGCACTAAAACTGTTAAGAGAGCACTGGACTTCAGCAGCACTAAACCAGTTGAGAAGGGACTGGACATCAGACTAGATATTAGCAGCACTAAACCTGTTCACAAAGGACTGGACATCAGCAAGCTCAAAGAACAGAATGGGTGGAAGTGA